Part of the Streptomyces sp. FXJ1.172 genome, CGAGGTGGTGCGGCTGCTGGTGCGGAGCATCCACGACCTGGTGCGCCACCACCGGCACACCATGACCGCGCTCTTCGACGCGGCGACGGTGGACCAGGGGGTGGCCGCCCTGCTCGACCGGATCCGGCAACTGGAGCGGGAGCGCTTCGCGCTGGTGACCGGTCGGCTGGAACAACTCGGCTCACTCCGCCCGGGTGTCACCGCGAGCGACGCCGTCCGGGTTCTGGAGTACTTCGTGACGCCGCCGTCCTGGTTCAGGATGCTGGAGATCGGCTGGGACTGGGACGACGCATGTGTCTTTCTCACGGACGCCGTGTGTTCCGCCCTGTTGAGCAAGTGTGACAGAATTCGATGAAGTGTTACTTCAGTGAAGTCCTAGACTACCGGTATGCGTATCATCTTCTCCAGCACCCCGGCGCACGGCCATCTGATGCCGCTGCTCCCGCTCGCCCGCGCGTTCCGCGACCGCGGGGACGACGTGGCCGTACTCGCCTCAGCCGCCTTCGGGCCGATGCTCGACGCGGAGCGCCTCCCGCTGCTGGCCATCGGCCCCGAGATGCCCGACCTGCTCGCGGAGGGCGCGCGCCGGGCCGGCGTGGACGATCCGACCGCGCCCAGCCCCGCCGTCGCCGCTGAGGTGTTCGCCGGGGCGCGGATCGATCTCAGCGCGGACGCGGCGATCGCCGCGGCGCGC contains:
- a CDS encoding TetR/AcrR family transcriptional regulator — its product is MTSRTYRSTVRERAAAATRTAILDTAEALFAEHGYARVTIKRIAEEAEVAQGTVYAAFGSKSALVTALTERAAGDVGIGEVLVAVENATTGDEVVRLLVRSIHDLVRHHRHTMTALFDAATVDQGVAALLDRIRQLERERFALVTGRLEQLGSLRPGVTASDAVRVLEYFVTPPSWFRMLEIGWDWDDACVFLTDAVCSALLSKCDRIR